In Pedobacter sp. SL55, the following proteins share a genomic window:
- the uvrC gene encoding excinuclease ABC subunit UvrC has translation MSSFDYKKALKDIPHKPGVYQYFDADDKLIYIGKAKDLRNRVSSYFVQDKQLNGKTRALVSKIRRIQFTIVDTEIDAWLLENSLIKKHQPRYNIMLKDDKTYPWIVIKKEPFPRVFSTRRMIKDGSTYLGPYASVGMMHTILDLIKETYTLRTCNLALTPENINAGKFKVCLEYQIGNCKGPCQNYQSKEDYENNIAEIKDILNGKIGNVIKDVKQVVKTAAEELNFELAHDYQKKLSVLEKYQSKSTVVSSAITNIDVVSIASDERYAFVNYLKVMNGAIIQTQTIEIKKRLDESDEELLSIAIAEFRSRFKSTSKEIVVPFEIPLDDTNLKLTVPKLGEKKALLELSQKNVLFFKKEKLNQYEKLNPELKTDRVLTQMKNDLRLTQLPYHIECFDNSNFQGKYPVSAIVVFKDAKPSKKDYRHFNVKTVEGPNDFATMQEAVYRRYKRMLDENQSLPQLIIIDGGKGQLSSAVSSLKKLGIDKKVTIIGIAKRLEELFYPGDSLPMYLDKKSETLKIIQHLRDEAHRFGITFHRKKRDQGTLKTELEEIEGIGKATADKLLTHFKSVKKIKEASAEELAKLLNKKQVVTLLNYFNNIEEV, from the coding sequence ATGAGCAGTTTCGATTATAAAAAGGCCTTAAAAGATATCCCGCATAAACCTGGCGTTTACCAATATTTTGATGCGGATGATAAGCTTATTTATATTGGCAAAGCTAAAGACCTACGTAATCGGGTGAGCTCTTACTTTGTGCAAGACAAACAGCTTAATGGTAAAACACGAGCACTGGTTTCTAAAATTAGGCGCATTCAGTTTACCATTGTAGACACCGAAATTGATGCTTGGCTACTGGAAAATAGCTTAATCAAGAAGCATCAGCCCCGCTATAACATTATGCTTAAAGATGACAAGACCTACCCATGGATTGTCATTAAAAAAGAACCGTTTCCAAGAGTTTTTTCTACGAGAAGAATGATCAAAGATGGTTCTACCTATTTAGGCCCTTACGCTTCTGTAGGTATGATGCACACTATTTTAGACCTTATTAAAGAGACCTATACTTTGCGTACTTGCAATCTGGCTTTAACACCTGAAAACATTAACGCGGGAAAATTTAAAGTATGTTTGGAATATCAGATCGGTAATTGTAAAGGGCCTTGCCAAAACTATCAATCTAAAGAAGACTACGAAAATAACATTGCCGAAATTAAAGACATTTTAAACGGTAAAATTGGCAATGTGATAAAAGACGTAAAGCAAGTGGTTAAAACCGCTGCAGAAGAACTCAATTTTGAACTGGCACACGATTATCAGAAAAAGCTGAGTGTGCTAGAAAAATACCAAAGCAAATCTACAGTGGTTAGCAGCGCCATTACCAATATAGATGTGGTAAGCATTGCCAGCGATGAGCGTTATGCCTTTGTGAACTACCTGAAAGTGATGAACGGTGCCATCATCCAAACGCAAACCATAGAAATTAAAAAACGGTTGGACGAAAGTGATGAAGAACTACTTTCTATTGCCATTGCGGAGTTTAGAAGTAGATTTAAAAGCACCTCTAAAGAGATTGTAGTTCCTTTTGAAATTCCTTTGGATGACACTAATTTAAAACTTACCGTGCCTAAGTTAGGCGAGAAAAAAGCGCTTTTGGAGCTTTCGCAAAAGAATGTGCTGTTCTTTAAAAAAGAAAAATTAAACCAATACGAGAAGTTAAATCCAGAGCTCAAAACAGATCGGGTGTTAACACAAATGAAAAACGATTTGAGGTTAACACAATTACCTTACCATATCGAATGTTTTGATAACTCGAACTTTCAGGGAAAATATCCAGTTTCGGCCATTGTGGTATTTAAGGATGCCAAACCAAGTAAAAAAGACTATCGCCATTTTAATGTGAAAACCGTGGAAGGCCCAAACGATTTTGCCACCATGCAAGAAGCTGTTTATAGGCGTTATAAGCGTATGCTGGATGAAAACCAAAGCTTACCGCAACTCATCATTATTGATGGTGGTAAAGGCCAGCTATCATCGGCGGTAAGCAGCTTAAAGAAACTGGGTATTGATAAAAAAGTGACGATTATTGGCATTGCCAAAAGATTAGAAGAACTATTTTATCCTGGCGATAGCTTACCGATGTATTTGGATAAAAAATCGGAGACTTTAAAAATTATTCAGCATTTAAGAGACGAAGCACATCGCTTTGGTATTACCTTTCACCGCAAAAAACGTGACCAAGGCACTTTAAAAACGGAGCTTGAAGAAATTGAAGGTATTGGTAAAGCTACGGCAGATAAGTTGCTCACTCATTTTAAATCTGTGAAAAAAATTAAAGAAGCAAGCGCAGAAGAATTGGCTAAACTACTTAACAAAAAGCAAGTGGTTACGCTTTTAAACTATTTCAATAATATAGAAGAAGTTTAA
- the gldN gene encoding gliding motility protein GldN, whose product MKKGTLLFVVAILFAAVSFAQKGNARQTNAKQNNAGKTTTPVSTPVVQKADSTKKVVAKKTPKVKPKDGYAMERELRDTASEKAFLPVIKDEDVVYTKRVWRDIDLRDTINGVLNYPKSRLIEVLITHVKNEELTAYNPKNPTTLDDVDGFDFPLDTADALRLANGVVNVTNNKTGTVTQVPGEFNPELFKKYRIKEDWVFDGKRGVFEPRIVALAPLKLNDQTKEWQPVFWIAYEEARDILATKRLFNSLNDSSPLSMDDFFIHRLFSSHIVKETNAGDYKVKDLIGDPRQRLLESERIKKKMADMEQALWEY is encoded by the coding sequence ATGAAAAAGGGTACGTTGTTGTTTGTTGTAGCGATTTTATTCGCAGCTGTAAGTTTCGCTCAGAAAGGCAATGCCAGACAAACCAATGCGAAGCAGAACAATGCTGGTAAAACTACCACTCCTGTTAGCACTCCAGTGGTGCAAAAAGCAGATTCTACAAAAAAGGTGGTGGCTAAGAAAACTCCAAAGGTAAAACCAAAAGATGGTTATGCCATGGAAAGAGAGCTTAGAGATACCGCATCTGAGAAAGCATTTTTGCCTGTAATTAAAGATGAAGATGTGGTATATACCAAAAGGGTATGGAGAGATATAGACTTGCGTGATACCATTAACGGCGTACTTAACTATCCTAAATCGAGATTAATTGAGGTGTTGATTACTCATGTAAAAAATGAGGAACTAACCGCATATAATCCTAAAAATCCAACAACTTTAGATGACGTAGACGGATTTGATTTTCCTTTAGATACCGCCGATGCATTGAGATTGGCAAATGGTGTGGTAAATGTAACCAACAATAAAACGGGTACAGTTACACAAGTGCCAGGCGAATTTAATCCGGAGTTGTTTAAGAAATATAGAATTAAAGAAGACTGGGTTTTTGATGGTAAAAGAGGTGTTTTTGAACCTCGTATTGTGGCGCTAGCTCCTTTAAAGCTGAACGACCAGACTAAAGAATGGCAACCAGTATTTTGGATCGCTTACGAAGAGGCAAGAGATATTCTGGCTACCAAAAGGCTTTTCAATTCGTTAAACGATTCTTCTCCATTAAGTATGGACGATTTCTTTATCCATCGTTTGTTCTCTAGTCACATTGTGAAAGAAACCAATGCTGGAGATTATAAAGTAAAAGACTTAATTGGCGATCCAAGACAGCGTTTGTTAGAAAGCGAGCGCATCAAAAAGAAAATGGCCGATATGGAACAGGCACTTTGGGAGTATTAA